The DNA segment CCATTTTTTCGCTGTAATTAATTACTCAAAGgctatatatagtactagacAAACCAACCAAAAAAGTCAATATTAATTGGAACTGCTTAAGATCATGTGAAGAAACTGAGATTGACGTATATATGCTGATACTGAATGGAAAGCATGAAAACATTATACATACATTATATATACCTTGTTCTAATCTTTAAATTCATAATGAGTTCATTGAATTCGTGACAATGAGTTAAAGTTTGACATATCGTAAAGATAGGAGATTTTTGTACGAGAAGtactacatttaaaaaaaaaaaaaaaaaaaagaggacagtaactcattttttgttttgtgaaaagctctctctctcttttactGATCATGTGCTTGTCTGCTTGATCTCAAGCTGGAACCaaagttgaataaattaataagacCAATTAATCATGAAAGAGATCGAGGACTTATATATACGATTTCACCTCTCAATCCTCATCTGATCCCCAAATTGCATGGTAAGGTGAAATTGTGATGTGGTCCAAATTAATGATCACAAATTTCATGTGCTTTGCCCTGAAAAGAAGCAACAACCTAAAAGGCATTTCGGCTTAAAAATGCGCACACGAATAAAACTGACTGAACCAATAATAAGTAGGAAGGGTCCAGCCTATCCAGGATGTATACGATAAGGTTGCCAAACCAGTTTTTGTGTATGCACGTAAGCCCTGATCTTCTATGTTATTCCCAATCTTTTAACCTAGCTTGTGAGTACTTATAAACAGCTCGTCGACAGTTAATTAGCACCTAGGCGGTGAGCTAGTTGGTATTCGTCACGATTCCATGTTTAGACGTCATGATCTATGACACATTATCGAAATATAAAGTTTTGAGTATAATATCGCAAGTGTATCTAAGTGTAGGGTCCCCGTGCAAATAATTGCAAGTTGTCTCTGTTCAAATATGAAATAGTGGCTTAAAACTGAATCCTATACAGGAATTCGGTAGTAAACTTCGATCGGCGAGCGTGACCAAGTAGATCGAATGGAGCGGAGCGGAAAAGGCACCAAGACAAGACACCACgttcttttaaaaaacaaaaataaaaacataaagcTTAAAACTGCTTGTCGGCGGGGGCAACCGGCCTACAAGGAAATGGCCCAAATGGGTGATGGGTTCTGctaaaaattttggattttcCAATTGCGAGTTCTTCACTTTATTGGAACACAGAATCTCGAACGACTCCTACAAGGATTCCACCGATTAGTATCTGTCTGTGTCCTTTTAGTATGTGTCTTTGATTACCGGATCTGTGTCCTTTTAGCATGTAAATCCCACTACATTAAAATTCTGTGACTTGTGAATATCGGTGCACCCAATTACTCATTCCACCAACCAAgtttacctctctctctctctctctctctctctctctctctctctctctctctctctctctcacacacacacacacacgacaATAGACAAGATGGTTCATTCCCCTCCAACCcaacaaaaggagaaaaaataaaaaagcggTCAAAAGTTATGAAATAAGGCAAAAAGCACAAACAGATGGACAAAAAATACCAGCCTTGCTATGTTGTATTAAGTCTGGGTGATGGAACGCAGATATGATATGTGTGGAGGATGAGTCAGTAATCAGGAGTGTAGGGGGTAGTGACtgaaaaagagaacaaaaaggAGTCAGAGCCCTTTGCTTCCCCATGAGCGGACAGGTGGTATACAAAAATCTTAGCATTGGACCAAGGGTGCTCCGCGCCGAGATTCTTGGCCCCGCCACCACTCCAATCCTCATCCGAACTGGGCCCTTACATTTCTCCCACCAGTCTTCCTACACCCTGGCCATCAGACTAGTTTCAATCACCATAAAAAGCTATCCAACCATCTAGTCCCGCCCGTGTATCTGTCCTTTTCTACCgcctttttttcccctcttttaATCATTCACTCGGGGTTCTTCAAAATAAATGCGCAGGAGAATTTGAAACCCGTTTATCCGCTGTTTTGGTTCCCGTGATACACATTTAAATAGGATTCgtagacaaaaaataaaaacggaaaatatatatatatatatatatatatatatatgagacttCTAAGCTTTCATGCTTGGGCATTCCACGGACCAGTCTCTCAAAATGCGAATACAAGCATAGTCGAGCAGGATAAACCATGTAAAAGAGCAACAAATAGTTTCATGAGTCTAGCATAAGGATCTCGAGAATCATTAATAAGTGGATTGATCATACATGATCTCCGACGGAAAAGTTCATTAGTAAGCTGATTAATCATAATCATACATGATCATCAACCGGGATCTAAAATAGCAGTAAACTGAAAGCAGCTAACCTTCCATGTAATTGAAAAGGATGCTGGAATCATCATTTTCCCctgtattttgaaaaagaaaaggcgCAAGATTAATAAAGCAGATAGAGAGAGAACCAAGAGGCAGAGTCTGTTTCAGCCTAACTTACGTGTTCATCATCAGAGTTATGTTGTCTCCCTTAAGAAGAATGCGCCCTGAACAAAAGGTATATATGAACTGCTTTGGAAAATGCACATTTAGGTGATGAaagatcaattaaaaaaaaaaggtgagaaagagaACTTGCCTAGAGATTTTCTACTCTTCTTCTTGACATTGACTTCCTCAGCATCATCCAGAACCAAATTCATGTACTCATCAAAACCCTGTGAAAAACAGAAATTAACACCCGAACAAGGTGATAGAAACGCTTGCTATGTTACATATGACATATACCATCCCTAGATGGCAAGGAAAGTGCAATCATCACCTCACATGAATAGCATATTAACAGAATGGGATTTATCAAACACAAAAAAGATGATATCATTCATAGGATGCTATTGCATTCTTCCATGTTCCACGGGTTGCCAAGGTGCACATTTTACACTAGCAGCATCAAGCATGTAACTTGAGGGGCAGTTTGCtaggataaaaatatatatatattatctcacAATCTCTTCAATGGAAGGGCTTAGAACATCTGGTACAGAAAGGTCTTTCGATAAGGAAAAATTGACAGACAAGTGAATAAGGAAGCAAGATCCCTGATACACAGAGAGaagtttcatacaaaatatcaaACTAATGGAACTTGATAGACCAAGGAGAACATAATTTTAGattaagtgcatgtttgggttGCGGTGGGAAATATAGTTTATAGCTTTAGAGcttatagcttataacttaaataataagctCTATACTTCAAAAGCTGTTTATTGTTTGATAAACATGTATCTAAAGCACTTTTAAAAttagttacattaatttttttaaaaatatctagtTATCTGTAGGGGCTTTTCGATAAGAGCTTCAATTTggtgttttttaaaaaagtagactTTCAGCTGTTTTAGGTGAATAAAGTACTTTTGAATGAAATTGTGATGGTGGGCTGATTGTGTTGTATAGGTTGGGAGTTGTGGGACTGTTTGGGTGTTTGATATTGTGAAGATTATGAACACATAGTGGGTTAGTGTGTGGAGGTCCTTTTGAATGAAATGTTGGAAACTGAAGGTTTTACTATCTCTGTTGGTGtgtttgaaattgtggaaaTTGAGAATATATAGTGGGTTGATGTGCGTGGTTGTATATCTGCTTGTCGTGGCGGGAGTAAGTGTAGGCTCTTTTGTTGACATATGTTAGTGTTTGGTAAAGTGGAATTTCAGAATTTGGGTTAAAGTATTGGTGTGCTGAAAATTGGAAAGGTTGAGTTTATGCCATGGTCAGTAACAAAGGCATGAATTATAGATTGAGTATGTTGATTTATAGTTAAGAGATCAAGAAACATGAGGTTGTGGTCATGGAGTCATTTAAATGTGTCATTTATTTTATAGCTCAATTGGTCAAgccttgggtttgctccccaatggtcactagttcgagtccTCTCAGCGCCACTGGAGGTTTACCTGGTCGTTAACTTCAGGGCCccgtgggattagtcgaggtgcgcgtaagctggcccggacacccaaggatatcaaaaaaaaatttattttataggtcTCAGTTTATTTGGGTTAATAGTTTGTATTAATTATGTTTAGGTGATGATCAATTTCGCCTATCACAATTGTGAGAATTTTCAAAAAAGTCCAAGAGTCAGGTAGGCAAGAttcctatgctagactttgcataaaagaaataattgaggttgattttttgaataatgtgcattatatgttttgaaaagagaTGTGAAAACAATCTCAATCATGTgttctgcattactcatgaaacttTGTATAAGAAAAAAGTATTTTCTATCATGACTTGTGTAAACATGAGCTTATTATAGCATTCTATTTCCAAACTATGcaaaaagagcaaatatgaGATCTCAAAAGTTTTTGCATTGGTTAAGGTTATGTTTGGGAAGTGAGGTGATCTCGGATATTCTGTAATTTGtagtaaaaaattaatgataaaatattgaatagtagtgaatagtaataaaaagtaatgaaaagtaggtgaaaaataatgataaaataatgacttGTAGTAGATTGTTCTGAACTACCCAAATGGAGCCCAAGTGAAAATGATTTGAATATGGGAAATAATCTGAATCTATTCAACactctgttttgatatgatgtaaCATCTAGAAACCTTTGGCATGACTTTCTGATTCTGTTCTGGTTTTTATTCTGTTTCTGATTTGTTCTGTTAAGGCCATGCTATGGGTATAATGGTATATGGCCTTGCCACGGGTATAATGGTGGTatacaaccctaccacgggggttaaacataGCCATTGTTCTGATGTGAtgctctgatatgatatgaagatGATGTCTCATATTATAATATGCCAAAGGACTTTTTAAACAAAGATATCTCTGAAAGTTTCGCTCTGATATTTCGATCACATGTTTTGATCAGCATTCTGAAAGTAAATGTTTTGCTTTGTATTATaaactctgtaaatgctcatatttacatgctagtatatgttctctgcttactgatttgttgataactcacccctttatattcacaatatttcagaTGCCTTTGATGGTTTAGTCGAGAATCAATAATTAGAGTGCATGGGAAAGATTAGCTAAGGATATGAGTTGAGTACCTCAAGGTACTATTGATACTGGGGGATTGATTTTATTCAGTAATTGTATTTCAATAGGTTTTGATGCTTTATGGAGAGTTATGTAAACtcttattcattttattatgtTACTTGAGATATGTGGAATAGTTGATCtattttatttggtttattGTATTGAGGATCTTATAGATTAGTATGTGAGTTAATCAAATTAGAGGGATTTTATGTTTGAATTGGAGCCTTcggaaatatttgtttttatttggagaataTATTAGCATTGTTAAAGTTGATTATTAGGTAACAGGAACCAACTCTTCGGACCTCCAGGAATGAGGCGTTACAATTAGCCCAATGGCACAAGGAAATTGGTGGAGGTTACCAGATCTTCTACCAAATCCAAATTTCTTAATTGCATTAGCAAGCAGCATTTAAAGGTGGATTGCACGACATCACGTGAGTTACCCTATACGAGACTGTCATGGCAATAACTAAAGGCAGCTACTTGACTAAGATGTCAACAATTCaacataaagaagaaaaatggtgGCAAAAGTGAAAATACTTAGGTCTTGTAGCCATTTCAATAGTTGTAAACAGATGGCTGCATGCATATCTAACCATATGCACTGATTAGTAATCAGGTAGATGATGTTATATAGTCTATATCAGACATTCTGTATATGATAATGGCCAACAGGTGAGTTTAGAAAGGTTACAAAGGGATCAAGATTCCTGTATAAATAAGGTCCTTTGCATAACAAACTTAAGCtccttgaaataaaaataaataaataaataaagctttTCTACTCTAAAGGGCATGACTCAGCAAAGGCCCTATCCCAATTATTTAAGATGAGAGCAGGGTGGGAGGGGAGGTTGGCGTGGGTGTGGGTGGGAAGTTGTAGGAAATTTCCAAATCCACCAGGCTATATGAAATAAAGCCACAGGCAAATAGCTCTAGCACATATCCAATTGTGTGCCAAAACAAATATATCTCAACAGAAAGCAGAAATGTAATATCAGTTACATCTTTAAGATCATACTCGCTCAACAAACTTTAGTTGGGGAAAACATATATTATTAGAACATATAGACAACAATATTTCTATGATTAAAATAGTAATCCTTTACACAGACACAAAGCCAATTCAAGGCATTGGCTTTAAAGCATATCTTTTTTTCTGTCATGATGCAGAACCTCTTTAAACCTACCCCTGGAAGTGAACCCCATAATTGAACCAGGGATGTTTGATTCTACCGCTCATCCCAAGCCTGCTGACCACTAGCTGCACCCTAATGGTGACTGTATAGCATATCTATACCTCAGTTTTCAATGAAAACCTTTTAGTTTTCTCAACATTCATTTGCAAGCCTCTTGTCAAGGCAAACCACAAAGTGTACACCTGACAAGTAGGGCCACCACACAATGGTGTTCCTAGTAGAACCCCCAACAACCTAGGTTGATCTCAGCATTTGAACCAAATTTCAAAAGTCAATGCGTCCCTTTCCATTTCCATTCAAGAGTTTCATACGTTTCCATGCCCCTTTGTTGCACCACATCAGTCATATATCTCTCCAttctttaaaacttgaaatgcaCAACTCTTTACGCATGGCCAATATCGCACAATCCCAACCATAAACTTGGTTCAACCACCAAGATTGGTCTCAAATGAGAACTAAGGGTCTCGATAAACAATACATAATAgataatatttgaagaaatgcgatgatctttttttttattggcaccgggtgtctgaGAACAAAGTCTCAACTAATACTAGGGGTGTTGTAACACACGCTCCCTTACCTAGGGCTAAGGGTGTCACATGCTTACCAAAAAATATATGACTATTTTCCAACACACAAGATGTATCATCAATCTTAACAGTATAAGCTTCCTAACCATTAACATCAATAGCACTAACCAATAAGAGCTATAAAATCCTATCATAAACAGAAACGTCTTAGTAACTCTCAAGCAGGCTAGGAGCATCCTAGGTGACCTTATcctataaatatttctaaactatattttttttgaagtcTGCAGAATCTCTCGACCTGGTTTTGATACCAAATTGTAACACCCCCTTCCCAAGGGTTAGGAGTGTCAcgtaattttcataaaatataatgcGGCAAGAGAtttcattatttaataaatcaactaaataaattaattaaggcCTAGAAGTAAATCCAATTGCTCCATCTAAGCCTAGCCCGTTAGCTTGTACTAATCATCATTAAATACCTAGGTGgttaaaaacatgaaataaaactaaaatgagttgaagactcagtaaGAAACTCATAACAATGTAAACATAATCAACGTAAGAATTTTCCATAAAAATCTTCATGCTGAGAGCTTAAAATCATGCTTCATTATACTGATGTTTATGCTACGCATAACTGATTTATCTGAATTAACTGATTGATCTAATTAACTAATTGGCTGACACACTTAACCCAATATTGCGAGGTAAGTAATTTGATCACAAATTAAGAAATTGTTATTAGAGCTAGTTCTTTAATAGCCATTTTTTTATATACCGCTCATGTCATATGCAAGTATGTCACCCAGCACATCACACGATCATGTTCTTCCACATCATGTTCAGATTCAAAaatttatagttatttatattagTATGTATATTATGCATCTCACCTTGCATAAGACACATAAGCTATCTTAAGTTCAAGTGCAAGATAAGATCAGATCAATTATCAGTAAATCAAATGGCCATTCAAATGCATGGTACCAATGTAGTTTCAGGGTGGATGTGTaagccatggactcaagcgtggtccaCCATTGTATGCCAGAATACTATCAGCGGCTCCCCTTGCGGCCATAGGACGTGGGGCTAGTGCACAATCTTGCACACAGTGTTAAGTGTGTTGGCCAGTCAGATTAATCAGTTAATCAAATCAGTCAGTTAATTAAGATAAAGCAGTCATGCATAGCATAAGCATCAGTATGATCAAGCATAATTTTAAACTCTCagcatgaaatgaaaatttttatggaaaattcctacatttattatgtttatattgTGATAAGTTTCTTACTGGATctttcgactcattttagttttatttcatatttttaaccaCCCAAGTATTTAATGATGATCAATACGAGCTAACGGGCCAGGCTTAGATGGAGCAGTTCGATTTAATTTTAGGCCTTAATTATTTATTCAgttgatttattaaattatgaaatCTTTGGCCgagttatattttatgaaaattaagtGATACTCCTAACCCTTGGGAATGGAGAGTTACAGGTGCACAGGTTCTTGGCAATAAGTTTTCCCCCAGTGCACCTCAAGTAATTCAATGGAAAGTTCCTCAATCCGATGGCTTCTAGAAATTTTTTGCACCCAAGAGGACTCAAACTTCAGGTATATACCACCAaaaccaaggcctttaccacttgagacaacccctaggggtttctAAGAAATGCGATCTTAGATGAGTGatgcttgaaatttttaaaaaaactcacacatgcatgaaaaGGAGAtagcgcgcacacacacacaggtGCATACCACCGAGACCAAGGCCTTCATCACTTGAGGCAACCCAAAGGGGTTTCTAAGAAATGCCATCCTAGACAAGTGatgcttgaaaattttaaaaaaacttgcaCATGCATAAAAAGGAGATAGTACACATATTATAGTGATTATAACTTAAGTGGGCATTAATGACAAATGAACAATCAATTAAATTTCCGTTAATCTGTTTTTCCTATCGTTAAAATTCAAGGTAAAAATTAAACTTCTGCTCATCTTCACTCGCAGTATCTTTCCACCAAAAGAAAAGGGTACAAAATCTAATcgaagaaaaatacaaaaacaacgTAATACCCAGCACTAAGCTTTCAAGACAAACATATGAGCTTATATATAACACTTACAATAATTCTGCCCTCAATCCTCAGGTCCCGCTGCTCAAAAAGCCATATTTGAATACGAGCTTTCTGTACAAATTCCAACCCAgagagggagggaaaaaaaaaaaaaaaaaatcagccaaAATTCGAAATgccatcaagaaaaaaaaaaaaaaaaaacgcagaAGACAAAATCGTTCGAAAAATgaacacaaatttttttttttttggataagtaataaaagagaaatgaacaCAAATTAGGGCTTACACTCTGAAGAAACCTGAAAATCAGGTTCTGAAGCAGCACGAATCGCCGGAAACCAGCCAAGAATTAGTtaaaacgaagaagaagaagagtctgAGAACATATGAAGTGTAAGCAACCCTATAAACATGTTAAGAAGAGAATATGAGCGAAAGAATGTACAATGGGTTGGGTCATGATCCTCTGAACTTTGGTGCTTGCCATGGCTGCTGAATTTGATGGTTGCTCGGGTCACAGAGAAATGGAGTCGAAGACGTGCAAAACCCTAAGCAGAGagctttttttccccttccctcTACCCTGGCTCCTGAGTGTCTCTCTAATTGAACAATTCTGCTACGGACAGTCGGCATATGTAGTCGCGGCGCAATCCGCATGCCACGTTAGccgatttctttatttttttaaacagataTTGAAAGGAGAAAATACGGAaagataaaaacaatacagACAACTTCTCTTCGTCTTCGCAGAGCTCCTCTTCATGCATAACGGAGCTTCTCTTCGTGCCGAGCTTCTCTTTGTGTGAAACCAAGCTTCTCTTCCTGCGAAACCGAGCTTCTCTTCATGGGTTCGCAAAAATCGATCTATTTACCGTGGGTTCTTCTACAGATCGACGAAAAGTTCTTGCATCTGAGTTCACAACCTTCACTTTCAATCCTCCCCCTTCATTtttgtcccccccccccccccccccccccctctgtTTGGGTTCATAACTCATGGCATGGTACTTGTTAACCTATTTATTCGAAACAATAAACGCCGATTGAATTTTCGCCCTCAAAAGCTTTCATGCTTCCTGACCATATGTGACCTTACTTTGTCTGTAATTGGCTAGGGGTTACGGCGGCTACCTTCTGATCtcaatttgtgattttttctgAATCTTAAAATTTCGTATTCTTTCTCTCGGTTATATTTCAAGAgaattatttcttcttttctaaaAACCCAGCTGAATCAACAAACTATTTCTCAAAATACTTTCTTTAAGTCCAAGAACAAAGACTCGCATGTCCCGATTATGCAAAAACAAGAATTTCAAAGAAGCCATTGACATTCTCTGCGAATAAAAGCGCTTAAGGGAAGCAGTGCAGTTGCTTGACCAGATTGATCGGCCCCCTATTTCGGTATACTCAAACCTTATTCAGCTTTGTCTCCAGCACCGTGCTCTTGAAGAGGGCAAGAAGGTCCATGCTCATTCCAAAGCCTCCGGGTTGGTGCCTGCGGTCTTTATTTGTAATTGTTTTTAGATATGTAGTGAAATTTGGGAATATGGAAACACGAAGGGGCACAATCGGGAGTGAGACGAAGAAGattcgaaaaagaaaaaaaaatgaagggaagAAGAGGATTCAGAGAAGGAGAAAACGAAGGGAAGGATGGAGAAGCAGGAACTAAGGGAATGGtttggaaaagggaaaaagaagatgGAAACATGAAGGGGCACAATCGGGAGCCAGATGGAGAAGAttcggaaaagaaaaaaatgaaggaaagaaAGGATTCAGAGAGGAGAAAATGAAGGGGATGATGCAGAAGAATGAAATAAGGGAATGATTTGGGAAAGGGCAAACGAAGGGGACGGGAAacccaaaaacaaatgaaatgaactgTTTCAATTTTACACGTGGACACCGACTGCACGACGCTTTCCCCATCCGACTGCAACAAGTATTTTTCCTAATTGAAAGACCGACGCGCCGTTTTGCGTCGCTGAGGATGGATTGAGTTTAGCACTCCGGTTAATCGACGAGTGTATAGAACCCGACCGATCAAATACTttgcaatatatatacatacatatatactaaGTCAAAGTAACGTACAAAATACGTTTATTTAGGtaaattaaatatgatttttacaatattattttataatttttaaattataaaatttaaataatatattttcttgatattaataattatttttacatttgaattatactctagtttaaattattttattgttagaaggttttgattattttattttattaatatttaattataatatttttattttatttttcttgatttttattgtgcatttttaCCTTATTGGATTTCTAATTGCAGATAAGCTTTGTTCTAgtggatttttctttgtttttgggctAAATTCCTTCAGTTTTCGGGCCCAACCCGTGTGCTTAAGCCCAGCCCCTTTCTCCCCCAAAACAACGCCATTTGCTCTCCAACCCTTAgggctttgttttttctttctttccttgtgCTGGCGCCACTgcttcctctttcttcttcttcttcttcctctgttttcttttattctctccCTATCCTTACAAATATGTGTCCTTTTGCGACCCCATTTTTCTAATCTGATGTTTTATAATAGAATTGTTTCTCAGGGTTAATTCTTTGAAACAATTCAAAGCCGATGGCCCTCTTTCCAGGATGTTATGGACATCTCCAGATCTCTACAGG comes from the Carya illinoinensis cultivar Pawnee chromosome 8, C.illinoinensisPawnee_v1, whole genome shotgun sequence genome and includes:
- the LOC122318820 gene encoding small nuclear ribonucleoprotein E-like; this translates as MASTKVQRIMTQPINLIFRFLQSKARIQIWLFEQRDLRIEGRIIGFDEYMNLVLDDAEEVNVKKKSRKSLGRILLKGDNITLMMNTGK